ACGTTTTCCATCGGTTTCGAGGAAAAATCGTACAGCGAACTGCCGTATTCGCGCCTGGTCGCCGAAACCTTCAAGACCGACCACTGCGAAAAAATACTGAGCGCCGATATCCGCGACCTCGTCCTGCAACTGGCCGCCTGCCTGGATGAACCCCTCGGGGATTTTTCAAATTTCCCCACCTACCTGGTCGCCCGCAACGCGCGGGAAAAGGTTACCGTCGCCCTGTCGGGCGATGGCGGCGACGAAATTTTCGGCGGCTATGAGCACTACCTGGCCCAGAAGCTGGCGCGCTTCATCGACGCTCCCCCCTTGCGCCCGCTGCGGACGCTGATCGGAAAATCAATGCGCCTCGTCCCCCCCTCGGCATTGAAAAAGGGGCTGATCAACCGCAGCAAGCGCTTCGCCGAGGGCCTGGGCAACGCGGCCGTCAACCGCCATTTCCGCTGGATGCTCTTCCTGACCGCGCTGCAGAAATCACGCCTCTACACCTCCGCCTTCCAGAAAGAATCCTTCTTTCTTGAGCTGAGCGAGCGCGAGCCATTCGCGTCTTTTTTCAAACGCAGCTCGAAATTTTCGGGGATCAACCAGGACCTCTACCTGGATCTGAAGACCTACCTGGCCGACGACATCATGGTCAAGGTCGACCGCATGACCATGGCCGCTTCGCTGGAGGCGCGCGCCCCCTTGCTCGATTACAAGCTGGTCGAATTCGCGTTTTCCCTGCCGGCGGACTGGAAGGTCAGGAACGGCACGGGCAAGTGGTTCTTCAAGAAAGCCATGGAAGGCATTCTCGACCGCAAAATCCTTTACCGCCAGAAACAGGGTTTTTCCATCCCCATCAAAAACTGGCTGAAAAACGAATTGCGGGAGTTGATGCTGGAAACCCTGTCTGAAGGGCGGATCAACGCCATGGGCTTGTTCAATGCCCGCACCGTGCAGACCATGATCCAGGAGCACCTGCAGAACCGCGAAAACCACTCGCACCGGCTTTGGGCGCTGATGCAGTTTCATCTCTGGTACGACCATTACGGCAAGGGATGAGCGTAGGCGAAGGCCCGGCCGTGCTGGAGTGAACCGTCCATGCTGCACACGTTCCTGATCGTTCTGCCGGCCGTTTTTCTGGCCGGCGTGGTCGATTCGATCGCCGGCGGCGGCGGGCTGCTTTCGGTTCCCGCCTACATGGCCGCCGGGCTGCCGCCGCATGCCGTGCTGGGCAGCAACAAATTCTCATCCAGTTTTGGCACTTTTTTCGCCACCCTGCGCTATCACCAGCACGGGCTGATCGACGTCGGCGTGGCCATGCTCAGCGCGCTGTTCGCCCTGGCCGGTTCTTTCCTGGGCGCCCGCACCGTTCTGCTGATCCATCCCGAATTCCTGCGCTACCTGCTGGTCGTCCTCATTCCGGTCATCGCCGCCTTCACCCTGTTTAATCCATCCCTCGGCCAGCACAATCATTCCCACCGCCAAAGCCGCGGACGCAAATACTCCCTCGCCGCCGCCGCAGCAACCCTGATCGGTTTTTACGACGGTTTTTTCGGCCCCGGCACCGGCACCTTCCTGATCTTGTTTTTTACGGCGATACTGAAATACGATTTTGTCACCGCCACCGCCAACGCCAAAGTCGTCAACCTGGCCTCCAATATCGCGGCCGTGACCGCGTTCATCATCGGCGGCAAAGTTATCTACACTATCGCCGTTCCCGCCGCTGCCGCCGGCATTGCCGGCAATCTGCTCGGCGCCAGGCTGGTCATCAAGAAGGGCGGCAACATCATCCGGCCGATATTCATCCTGGCCCTGATCCTGTTATTGGCTAAGATCGTCTTTGACCTGCTGCGCGGAAGCTAACCTCTTTTTTTACCGGAACGCAGGAGATAAAAATTGGCGCACAGCCTGCCGCCGACCGCGGCCAGCGCGGCGGCTTCCACGCCGATCATGTGCAGTCCCGATATGGCCAACAGCAGCACCGCGGCGATGACCGTCACCTCGATGGCCGTGGCCAGGGTAACCGGCCGCGTGATCTTCTCCTTGACCCGCAATGCACGCTGAAAAGCGAGCAACACTTCCAGTCCCGGCAGAATGCTCATGACCCGGATCGGCAGGATAGCCAGGCGGGTCAATTCCAGCGTCAGCCCCGAGATGCGGTGAAACCATAAGAAAGCCGCCGGCGTGAATGAAATCAGTCCCAAGGAAAGCGAAGAGACGATTCCCAGGAAAAGGGCCAAGGCACCCAGTTTGCGGCGGCTGCCGGGACCCTGGCCGAGCAGGGCGATGGCCGCCTCCTGGAACGAGAGGCCGGCGCTGCGGAAAATGAAGGTCAAGGCGTTTAAGACCGGCAGCAGGGCCAGCGATTCTATCGGCAAGCGGCTTTTGCCAAGAAAAAATGAGATCAACGGGTAAATGGCCAGGGCCAGGACCGAAGTCAGGGCCAGGGGCAGGTAGAACCCGGCCAGGGAGCGATAGCTCATCAACGGTCTGGTTCCACCATCTTTTTCAGGCTCGGCCAGCAACTTCCTGACCAGGTCGCGGGCCATGAAGCGGCTGGCCAGAGCTTCCATGACGACGCCGGCGGACAAGGCGGCGGCCCCCACGCAAGCCCCGGGCAGTTGAGAAAACAGGTCGAGCAGCAAGGCGGTCGCGGCCATCGAACCCAGGCGGACCAGGGTGCCGTAGGCCACCCGGTGCGGCAGATGGTAGCCGATCAGGATGCCCTGGTAGAAGCGACGGTAGCCGATGGCCGCCGGCCAGGGGATGAGGAGGATGGAGGCCAGATGCGTCAGCCGCGCCACCGGCCAGGGAAGCCCGATCAGGCTCCGAGTCAGCCAGAAAAACACCGGCGGCACCAGCACCAGCAGCATGACCAGGGTGATGAGCGCGTTCAGGCCGTTGCTGAAACGCCGCAGCTTGAGAAAGTGAGCCCGGTCCTTGACCAGGACATTCGAAGCGCTGAGCATCATGATGATCGGCGATTCGAAGATCATGGCCAGGGAAAAAGCGACCCCGTATGCGGCCAGGTTGAACGTGGCGTTGGCCAGACGGGCGATGATGGCCGCGATGAACGGCCCCTCCACGCTCATCATCAGCCAGGTGGAATAGAGCGGCAGCCAGAAAGTCGCGATCTTTTTCCAGGTCAAGTCCG
Above is a genomic segment from Candidatus Aminicenantes bacterium containing:
- a CDS encoding asparagine synthase C-terminal domain-containing protein, whose product is TFSIGFEEKSYSELPYSRLVAETFKTDHCEKILSADIRDLVLQLAACLDEPLGDFSNFPTYLVARNAREKVTVALSGDGGDEIFGGYEHYLAQKLARFIDAPPLRPLRTLIGKSMRLVPPSALKKGLINRSKRFAEGLGNAAVNRHFRWMLFLTALQKSRLYTSAFQKESFFLELSEREPFASFFKRSSKFSGINQDLYLDLKTYLADDIMVKVDRMTMAASLEARAPLLDYKLVEFAFSLPADWKVRNGTGKWFFKKAMEGILDRKILYRQKQGFSIPIKNWLKNELRELMLETLSEGRINAMGLFNARTVQTMIQEHLQNRENHSHRLWALMQFHLWYDHYGKG
- a CDS encoding TSUP family transporter, with the protein product MLHTFLIVLPAVFLAGVVDSIAGGGGLLSVPAYMAAGLPPHAVLGSNKFSSSFGTFFATLRYHQHGLIDVGVAMLSALFALAGSFLGARTVLLIHPEFLRYLLVVLIPVIAAFTLFNPSLGQHNHSHRQSRGRKYSLAAAAATLIGFYDGFFGPGTGTFLILFFTAILKYDFVTATANAKVVNLASNIAAVTAFIIGGKVIYTIAVPAAAAGIAGNLLGARLVIKKGGNIIRPIFILALILLLAKIVFDLLRGS